One Antarctobacter heliothermus DNA segment encodes these proteins:
- a CDS encoding calcium-binding protein, which translates to MVTIVATQTTALTTVSSTDYLLPEGDILSSINDGIEFGSTNSINFYVYGTIVAGADGTDDATDGSATDIAIVVGQTGKIIGSSDGIELFASNVTILNNGEVIGSGDSAIQVLGENAVITNHGIADGAAAGVALDGLGAILNNTGLITGTHGVYMKDSSNRIINSGSIIGAGDQIPSISSSNLDLAIGIYFSASTDAFVRNTGLIAGQDYAIFTDGSNESFTINNSGQILGDIVGDNAAQTIINSGVITGDIDLEEGADRYLGSGAGLTTGQVIGGSGNDTLTGGEFADNLDGGGDDDQLVGRGGDDVLDGGTGNDFILGGSGNDDIDGGTNDDTLNGNAGDDTILGDLGNDILVGQDGSDFLDGGGNDDTMDGGNGDDILEGGDGNDILRGRAGEDDLAGGLGRDYLTGGEGADNFVFRSIAGTVAGANRDQIMDFEQGVDTIVIAGLSPGVFEFRGTAAFAPSGNPELRLNETATGSTIVQIDNNGDGVIDAEIRVGGVTGLTADDFVL; encoded by the coding sequence ATGGTCACCATTGTCGCCACCCAAACCACCGCCCTGACAACTGTATCCAGCACGGACTACCTGCTGCCCGAAGGCGACATTCTGTCGTCGATCAACGACGGAATCGAATTCGGCAGCACAAATAGTATCAATTTTTACGTCTACGGGACGATCGTCGCGGGGGCTGACGGGACCGACGACGCCACCGACGGAAGTGCCACCGACATCGCGATTGTCGTGGGACAGACCGGAAAGATCATCGGCAGCAGCGACGGCATCGAACTGTTTGCCAGCAATGTGACGATCCTCAACAATGGCGAGGTCATAGGTTCCGGCGACAGCGCCATCCAAGTCTTAGGCGAAAACGCCGTGATCACCAACCACGGGATCGCCGACGGAGCCGCTGCGGGTGTCGCGCTGGACGGCTTAGGTGCCATTCTCAACAACACCGGCCTGATCACCGGAACCCATGGCGTCTATATGAAGGACAGCTCGAACCGGATCATCAACTCCGGCAGCATCATCGGTGCGGGCGACCAGATCCCGAGCATCTCCTCGTCGAACTTGGATCTGGCCATCGGCATTTATTTTTCCGCCAGCACCGACGCGTTCGTTCGGAACACCGGTCTGATCGCGGGCCAAGACTACGCGATCTTTACGGACGGGTCTAACGAGAGTTTCACCATCAACAACTCCGGCCAGATCCTGGGGGACATTGTCGGCGACAATGCCGCCCAGACCATCATCAACTCGGGGGTGATCACCGGCGACATCGATCTTGAAGAAGGGGCTGACCGCTACCTCGGCTCCGGGGCTGGCCTGACCACGGGTCAGGTCATCGGGGGCTCTGGCAATGACACGCTGACAGGCGGCGAATTCGCCGACAACCTTGACGGCGGCGGCGATGACGACCAGTTGGTCGGCCGCGGTGGTGACGACGTGCTGGACGGCGGCACCGGCAATGACTTTATCCTTGGCGGCTCCGGCAATGACGACATCGACGGCGGCACCAACGACGACACGTTGAACGGCAATGCTGGCGACGACACGATCCTTGGCGACCTTGGCAACGACATCCTTGTCGGTCAGGACGGCAGCGACTTCCTCGACGGCGGCGGCAACGATGACACGATGGACGGTGGCAACGGCGACGACATCCTTGAGGGTGGCGACGGCAATGACATCCTGCGCGGTCGAGCGGGTGAGGATGATCTGGCCGGAGGGCTGGGTCGCGACTATCTGACTGGCGGCGAAGGGGCGGACAATTTTGTCTTTCGCTCTATTGCGGGAACGGTTGCAGGCGCAAATCGCGATCAGATCATGGATTTCGAACAGGGCGTCGACACTATTGTTATTGCGGGCCTTAGCCCGGGTGTATTCGAATTCCGCGGCACCGCGGCCTTTGCCCCTTCAGGCAATCCAGAACTGCGCCTGAACGAAACCGCGACCGGATCGACCATCGTCCAGATCGACAACAACGGTGACGGCGTGATCGACGCAGAGATCCGCGTTGGCGGGGTGACTGGCCTGACGGCGGATGATTTTGTGCTATAA